From the Equus quagga isolate Etosha38 chromosome 16, UCLA_HA_Equagga_1.0, whole genome shotgun sequence genome, one window contains:
- the MYC gene encoding myc proto-oncogene protein has translation MPLNVSFASRNYDLDYDSVQPYFYCDEDENFYQQQQQSELQPPAPSEDIWKKFELLPTPPLSPSRRSGFCSPSYVAVASFSPRGDDDGGGGSFSTADQLEMVTELLGGDMVNQSFICDPDDETFIKNIIIQDCMWSGFSAAAKLVSEKLASFQAARKDSGSPSPARGPGGCSTSSLYLQDLSAAASECIDPSVVFPYPLNDGSSPKPCASPDSTAFSSSSDSLLSSAESSPRASPEPLTLHEETPPTTSSDSEEEQEDEEEIDVVSVEKRQPPAKRSESGSPSAGGHSKPPHSPLVLKRCHVSTHQHNYAAPPSTRKDYPAAKRAKLDSGRVLKQISNNRKCTSPRSSDTEENDKRRTHNVLERQRRNELKRSFFALRDQIPELENNEKAPKVVILKKATVFILSVQAEEQKLVSEKDLLRKRREHLQLKLEQLRNC, from the exons ATGCCCCTCAACGTCAGCTTCGCCAGCAGGAACTATGACCTCGACTACGACTCGGTGCAGCCCTATTTCTACTGCGACGAAGACGAGAACTTctaccagcagcagcagcagagcgaGCTGCAGCCCCCGGCTCCCAGCGAGGATATCTGGAAGAAATTCGAGCTGCTGCCCACCCCGCCCCTGTCCCCGAGCCGCCGCTCCGGGTTCTGCTCGCCCTCCTATGTCGCGGTGGCGTCCTTCTCTCCCAGGGGAGACGAcgacggcggcggcggcagctTTTCCACGGCCGACCAGTTGGAGATGGTGACCGAGCTGCTGGGAGGAGATATGGTGAACCAGAGCTTCATCTGCGACCCGGACGACGAGACCTTCATCAAAAACATCATCATCCAGGACTGTATGTGGAGCGGCTTCTCGGCCGCTGCCAAGCTGGTCTCAGAGAAGCTGGCCTCCTTCCAGGCTGCGCGCAAAGACAGCGGCAGCCCGAGCCCCGCCCGCGGGCCCGGCGGCTGCTCCACCTCCAGCTTGTACCTGCAGGACCTGAGCGCCGCCGCCTCCGAATGCATCGACCCCTCCGTGGTCTTCCCCTACCCGCTCAACGACGGTAGCTCGCCCAAGCCCTGCGCCTCCCCCGACTCCACCGCCTTCTCTTCGTCCTCGGACTCTCTGCTCTCCTCGGCCGAGTCCTCCCCGCGGGCCAGCCCCGAGCCCCTGACGCTCCACGAGGAGACACCCCCCACCACCAGCAGCGACTCTG aagaagaacaagaggatgaggaagaaatTGATGTTGTTTCTGTGGAAAAGAGGCAGCCCCCTGCCAAAAGGTCAGAATCGGGGTCACCCTCTGCAGGAGGCCACAGCAAACCTCCTCACAGCCCCCTGGTCCTTAAGCGATGCCACGTGTCCACCCACCAGCACAATTACGCAGCTCCCCCCTCCACTAGGAAGGACTATCCTGCCGCCAAGAGGGCTAAGTTGGACAGTGGCAGGGTCCTGAAACAGATCAGCAACAACCGGAAATGTACCAGCCCCAGGTCTTCGGACACAGAGGAGAATGACAAGAGGAGGACACACAACGTCCTGGAACGCCAGAGGAGAAATGAGCTGAAAAGGAGCTTTTTTGCCCTGCGAGACCAGATCCCTGagttggaaaataatgaaaaagctcCTAAAGTAGTTATCCTTAAAAAAGCCACCGTATTTATCTTGTCAgtccaggcagaggagcagaagCTCGTTTCAGAAAAGGATTTACTGAGGAAGCGACGAGAACATTTGCAGCTTAAACTTGAACAGCTACGGAACTGTTGA